A window of the Cystobacter fuscus genome harbors these coding sequences:
- a CDS encoding TrpB-like pyridoxal phosphate-dependent enzyme, producing MSRHQRGVSIPKQWCNFLFDYPQYAVHDVPKEVSLPGHGARRVSVVPQQPRSLVMQSNSTQEPFHEIPERLLELYAQYRPTPLRRARQLEQRLGVNARLYYKYEGLNVSGSHKLNSALAQAYYYAKAGVEELVTGTGAGQWGTALAYACKLFGLRCTVFMVGASLRQKPQRRAMMEIFGATVHESPSDVTEVGRKALQRDPGRVGSLATATGEALEIAHGGKRIRFAVGSGENCVVLHQTLIGSEAVEQMDALGDFPDYVVACMGAGSNFGGVGLPFLRAARERKSQLRLMAVEPAACPKLTRGVYAYDVNDFSGTTPIHRMYTLGSHYIAPPIFAGGLRYHGTSAFLSAMYADKGFDALAVPQPSALDAGLLFAESEGILPAPESAHAVAGAIRLARENPAEAPPRVILMNISGHGLFDLSAYERARNNTLESDLPDDAMLTTSLRHVHEFNARIEQSSSP from the coding sequence ATGTCCAGACATCAACGGGGCGTCTCGATTCCGAAGCAGTGGTGCAACTTCCTCTTCGACTACCCTCAGTACGCGGTCCACGACGTTCCCAAGGAGGTCTCGCTGCCCGGCCACGGGGCGCGCCGCGTGAGCGTCGTCCCCCAGCAGCCGCGCTCCCTGGTGATGCAATCCAACAGCACCCAGGAGCCGTTCCACGAGATTCCGGAACGGTTGCTGGAGCTGTATGCCCAATACCGCCCCACGCCCCTGCGCCGGGCGCGGCAGCTCGAGCAGCGCCTGGGGGTCAACGCGCGGCTCTATTACAAATACGAGGGGCTCAACGTCTCGGGGAGCCACAAACTCAACTCGGCGCTCGCCCAGGCCTACTACTACGCGAAGGCCGGCGTGGAGGAGCTGGTCACGGGGACGGGCGCCGGGCAGTGGGGGACCGCGCTGGCGTATGCCTGCAAGCTGTTCGGTCTGCGCTGCACGGTGTTCATGGTGGGCGCGAGCCTGCGCCAGAAGCCGCAGCGCCGGGCGATGATGGAGATCTTCGGCGCCACCGTCCATGAGAGCCCGAGCGACGTCACGGAGGTGGGCCGCAAGGCGCTGCAGAGGGATCCGGGCCGCGTGGGCAGCCTGGCGACCGCCACGGGCGAGGCGCTGGAGATCGCCCATGGAGGCAAGCGGATCCGCTTCGCCGTGGGTAGCGGGGAGAACTGCGTGGTGTTGCACCAGACGCTGATTGGCAGCGAGGCCGTCGAGCAGATGGATGCCCTGGGAGACTTCCCGGATTACGTCGTTGCCTGCATGGGGGCTGGCAGCAACTTCGGCGGCGTGGGGTTGCCGTTCCTCCGGGCCGCCCGGGAGCGGAAGAGCCAGCTCCGGCTGATGGCGGTGGAGCCAGCGGCGTGTCCGAAGCTCACCCGTGGCGTCTATGCGTATGACGTCAATGACTTCTCCGGCACGACGCCCATCCACCGGATGTACACGCTGGGAAGCCACTACATCGCGCCACCCATCTTCGCGGGAGGACTGCGCTACCACGGGACCTCGGCCTTCCTGAGCGCGATGTACGCCGACAAGGGCTTCGACGCCCTCGCGGTGCCCCAGCCCAGTGCACTCGACGCGGGGCTCCTGTTCGCCGAGAGCGAGGGGATCCTACCGGCCCCGGAGTCCGCCCACGCCGTGGCGGGTGCCATCCGTCTGGCCAGGGAGAACCCGGCCGAGGCTCCGCCGCGGGTCATCCTCATGAATATCAGCGGCCACGGGCTCTTCGACCTGAGTGCCTACGAGCGCGCCCGGAACAACACGTTGGAGTCGGATCTCCCCGATGACGCGATGCTGACCACGAGCCTCCGTCACGTCCACGAGTTCAACGCGCGAATCGAGCAGTCCTCGTCGCCGTAG